A genomic window from Sorex araneus isolate mSorAra2 chromosome 2, mSorAra2.pri, whole genome shotgun sequence includes:
- the DNMT1 gene encoding DNA (cytosine-5)-methyltransferase 1 isoform X4 yields MPARTAPARVPTPASRADSLPDDVRRRLKDLERNSLTEKECVKEKLNLLHEFLQTEIKTQLCDLETKLRTEELSEEGYLAKVKSLLNKDLSLENGAHAFSREVNGARANGKHLGREERRAAMAEPFKSPRSAPRRGRADRETRAAEVSPTPRVTRQSTRQTTITAHFSKGPAKRKPDEESERTSTEDSGDEKDQDEKRRRVLTQEPVAGPSSEDVGRGPAEAGVEDSARVKKEEKRFRSPTAELTPKSRVKLEADTVVGPGTSSGSSDEAEERRPQSQTRDLTAKRRPEEEIEECRPQVSDERDEDEKDEKRRRITFSEPLERKVARAKAVTTSKNDPLKCIHCGQGLDNANLKYEQHLPDALEEPQMLTNEILNIFGSESGFGSYEELPQHKLTCFSIYCKRGHLCPIDTGLIEKNVELLFSGSAKPIYDDDPSPEGGVYGKNLGPINEWWITGFDGGEKALLGFTTSFAEYILMEPSPDYAPVFSLMQEKMYMSKIVVEFLQGNSEATYEDLINKIETTVPPSSLNLNRFTEDSLLRHAQFVVEQVESYDAAGDSDEPPIFLTPCMRDLIKLAGVTLGKRRTERRRVNRQSKESKAPTKATTTKLVCQIFDTFFDEQIEKDDQEDKENMYKRRRCGVCEVCQQPECGKCKACRDMVKFGGTGRTKQACLERRCPNLAMKEADEDDEVDDDIPEVPSPKKMNQGKKKKQKKNRIFWIGDAVKVEGKKTYYRKVCVDSDTLEVGDCVSVFPDDSSKPLYFARITALWEDASNGHMFHAHWFCPGKNTVLGATSDSQELFVVDECEDMQLSYVHSKVTVLYKGPSANWALEGGMEPEPLVKNKKVYFYQLWYDQDYARFESPPQIQPPEDAKHKFCASCARLAEMRQKEIPRVLEQLEDLDSRVLYNVATRNGVQYRVGDGVYLLPEAFTFNIKLSSPVKRPRKEAVDEDLYPEHYRKYSDYIKGSNLDAPEPFRIGRIKEIFCAKKVNGKANEADIKLRVHKFYRPENTHKSTPASYHADINLLYWSDEEAVVDFSAVQGRCTVEYGEDLPECPQDFSARGPDRFYFLEAYNAKSKSFEDPPNHARNPWNRGKGKGKGKNKTKSPPSEPSQPKAAVPLPKLRTLDVFSGCGGLSEGFHQAGISETLWAIEMWEPAAQAFRLNNPGSTVFTEDCNTLLKQVMGGERVNSLGQLLPQKGDVELLCGGPPCQGFSGMNRFNSRTYSKFKNSLVVSFLSYCDYYRPRYFLLENVRNFVSFKRSMVLKLTLRCLVRMGYQCTFGVLQAGQYGVAQTRRRAIILAAAPGEKLPLFPEPLHVFAPRACQLSVVVDDKKFVSNITRLSSGPFRTITVRDTMSDLPEIRNGASALEILYNGEPQSWFQRQLRGSQYQPILRDHICKDMSALVAARMRHIPLAPGSDWRDLPNIEVRLSDGTMARKLRYTYQDRKNGVSSTGALRGVCSCAEGNACDTTARQFNTLIPWCLPHTGNRHNHWAGLYGRLEWDGFFSTTVTNPEPMGKQGRVLHPEQHRVVSVRECARSQGFPDTYRLFGNILDKHRQVGNAVPPPLAKAIGLEIKRCMLAKAQESSTAKEEPLKA; encoded by the exons aTGCCCGCCCGCACCGCCCCGGCCCGAGTGCCCACGCCGGCCTCTCGGGCCGACTCCCTGCCTGACGACGTGCGCAGGCG ACTCAAAGACTTGGAACGCAATAGCTTGACAGAAAAG GAATGTGTGAAGGAGAAATTGAACCTCTTGCATGAATTTCTGCAAACAGAGATCAAGACTCAGTTATGTGACTTGGAGACAAAGTTACGGACGGAAGAGCTGTCCGAG GAGGGCTACCTGGCTAAAGTCAAATcccttttaaataaagatttgtcCCTGGAGAACGGAGCTCATGCTTTCAGTCGGGAAGTGAACGGGGCACGAGCGAACGGGAAGCACCTCGGTAGAGAGGAGCGGAGAGCGGCCATGGCCGAGCCCTTCAAGTCACCCCGGTCTGCGCCCCGGAGAGGCAGGGCTGACCGAGAGACGAGGG CAGCTGAGGTTTCCCCGACACCCCGGGTTACACGGCAGAGTACCAGACAGACCACCATCACTGCTCACTTCTCGAAGGG TCCGGCCAAGCGGAAGCCTGATGAGGAGTCTGAGAGGACATCCACAGAAGATTCTGGTGACGAGAAAGACCAG GATGAGAAGCGACGGCGAGTCCTCACCCAAGAACC GGTCGCAGGTCCATCCTCTGAGGACGTGGGGCGAGGCCCAGCAGAAGCTGGCGTGGAGGATAGCGCCCGTGTGAAGAAG gAAGAAAAGAGATTCAGGAGTCCAACTGCAGAGCT GACCCCCAAGTCGCGAGTGAAGCTGGAGGCAGACACAGTGGTGGGACCCGGAACCTCTTCTGGAAGCTCGGATGAGGCG GAGGAAAGGAGACCCCAGAGTCAGACCAGAGATCT CACCGCCAAGCGGAGGCCGGAAGAGGAGATTGAGGAATGCaggccccaggtctctgatgAGAGGGACGAGGATGAAAAA GACGAGAAGCGCCGCAGGATAACGTTCTCAGAACC GTTGGAGAGGAAAGTGGCACGAGCCAAAGCTGTTACAACCTCCAAG AACGACCCCTTGAAGTGCATCCACTGCGGACAGGGCCTGGACAATGCCAACCTCAAGTACGAGCAGCACCTGCCCGACGCG CTGGAGGAGCCGCAGATGCTGACCAACGAGATCCTCAACATCTTCGGTAGCGAGTCCGGCTTCGGGAGCTACGAGGAGCTGCCCCAGCACAAGCTGACGTGCTTCAG CATCTACTGTAAGCGCGGCCACCTGTGCCCCATCGACACGGGCCTCATCGAGAAGAATGTGGAGTTGCTGTTCTCGGGGTCCGCGAAGCCCATCTATGACGACGATCCGTCCCCCGAAG GTGGTGTGTACGGCAAGAACCTGGGCCCCATCAACGAGTGGTGGATCACGGGCTTCGATGGCGGCGAGAAGGCGCTCTTGGGCTTCACCACCT cattTGCCGAGTACATCCTGATGGAACCCAGCCCGGACTACGCCCCCGTGTTCAGCCTGATGCAGGAGAAGATGTACATGAGCAAGATCGTCGTGGAGTTCCTCCAGGGCAACTCAGAGGCCACCTATGAGGACCTGATCAATAAGATTGAG ACCACCGTGCCCCCCTCCTCACTCAACCTGAACCGCTTCACTGAGGACTCGCTGCTGCGCCACGCCCAGTTTGTGGTGGAGCAGGTGGAGAGCTACGACGCGGCGGGGGACAGTGACGAGCCGCCCATCTTCCTCACGCCCTGCATGCGGGACCTCATCAAGCTGGCCGGGGTCACCCTGGGGAAGAG gcggACCGAGCGGCGCCGCGTCAACAGACAGTCCAAGGAGAGCAAGGCCCCGACGAAAGCCACCACCACCAAGCTGGTGTGCCAGATCTTCGACACCTTCTTCGACGAGCAGATCGAGAAGGACGATCAGGAGGACAAGGAGAACATGTACAAGCGGCGGCGCTGCGGCGTCTGCgag GTGTGCCAGCAGCCTGAGTGCGGCAAGTGCAAGGCCTGCAGAGACATGGTGAAGTTCGGTGGCACCGGCCGGACCAAGCAGGCCTGCCTGGAGAGGAG GTGCCCCAACTTGGCCATGAAGGAGGCAGATGAAGATGACGAGGTGGACGATGACATCCCCGAGGTCCCATCTCCCAAGAAGATGAATCAGGGcaagaaaaagaagcagaaaaagaaccGGATCTTCTGGATTGGGGATGCCGTCAAG GTTGAGGGCAAGAAGACCTACTACCGGAAGGTGTGCGTTGACTCGGACACCCTGGAGGTGGGCGACTGCGTCTCCGTCTTCCCTGACGACTCTTCCAAGCCCCTCTACTTCGCCAG GATCACAGCGCTCTGGGAGGACGCCAGCAACGGGCACATGTTCCACGCCCACTGGTTCTGCCCAGGCAAAAACACTGTCCTGGGGGCCACCTCGGACTCACAGGAGCTCTTCGTGGTGGACGAGTGCGAGGACATGCAACTGTCCTACGTCCACAGCAAGGTCACTGTCCTCTACAAGGGGCCGTCTGCCAACTGGGCCCTGGAG GGCGGCATGGAGCCAGAGCCTCTGGTGAAGAACAAGAAGGTCTACTTCTACCAGCTGTGGTACGATCAGGACTATGCGCGATTTGAGTCCCCCCCACAGATCCAGCCCCCCGAGGACGCCAAGCACAA GTTCTGTGCCAGCTGCGCTCGGCTGGCAGAGATGCGGCAGAAGGAGATCCCCCGTGTGCTGGAGCAGCTGGAGGACCTGGACAGCCGCGTGCTGTACAACGTGGCCACCAGGAACGGTGTCCAGTACCGTGTGGGCGACGGCGTCTACCTGCTGCCCGAGGCCTTCACCTTCAA CATCAAGCTGTCCAGCCCCGTGAAGCGTCCCCGGAAGGAGGCGGTGGATGAGGACCTGTACCCCGAGCACTACCGGAAGTACTCAGACTACATCAAGGGCAGCAACCTGGACGCGCCCGAGCCCTTCCGCATCGGCCGCATCAAGGAGATCTTCTGCGCCAAGAAGGTCAACGGCAAAGCCAACGAGGCCGACATCAAGCTTCGCGTGCACAAGTTCTACAG GCCGGAGAACACGCACAAGTCCACGCCGGCCAGTTACCACGCGGACATCAACCTGCTTTACTGGAGCGACGAGGAGGCAGTGGTGGACTTCTCGGCCGTGCAGGGCCGCTGCACGGTGGAGTACGGCGAGGACCTGCCAGAGTGCCCACAGGACTTCTCGGCCCGAGGCCCTGACCGCTTCTACTTCCTAGAG GCCTATAACGCCAAGAGCAAGAGCTTCGAGGACCCTCCGAACCACGCCCGCAACCCCTGGAACAGAGGCAAAGGGAAGGGCAAAG GCAAGAATAAGACCAAGTCGCCGCCGAGTGAGCCGAGCCAGCCCAAGGCCGCCGTCCCGCTCCCCAAGCTGCGCACCCTGGACGTGTTCTCGGGCTGCGGGGGCTTATCCGAGGGCTTCCACCAAGCAG GCATCTCGGAGACGCTGTGGGCCATCGAGATGTGGGAGCCCGCGGCGCAGGCCTTCCGGCTCAACAACCCGGGCTCGACCGTGTTCACGGAGGACTGCAACACGCTGCTGAAGCAGGTCATGGGCGGCGAGCGCGTCAACTCGCTGGGCCAGCTGCTGCCGCAGAAGGGCGATGTGGAGCTGCTGTGCGGCGGCCCGCCCTGCCAGGGCTTCAGCGGCATGAACCGCTTCAACTCACGCACCTACTCCAAGTTCAAGAACTCGCTCGTGGTCTCCTTTCTCAGCTACTGCGACTACTACCGGCCGCGCTACTTCCTGCTGGAGAACGTGCGCAACTTCGTGTCCTTCAAGCGCTCCATGGTCCTCAAGCTCACGCTCCGCTGCCTCGTGCGCATGGGCTACCAGTGCACCTTTGGGGTACTGCAG GCTGGCCAGTATGGTGTGGCCCAGACGCGCCGGCGGGCCATCATCCTGGCGGCGGCCCCCGGGGAGAAGCTGCCCCTCTTTCCCGAGCCGCTGCACGTGTTCGCACCCCGCGCCTGCCAGCTGAGCGTCGTGGTGGACGACAAGAAGTTTGTCAGCAACATCACCAG GCTGAGCTCCGGCCCCTTCCGAACCATCACGGTGCGAGACACCATGTCGGACCTCCCAGAGATCCGCAACGGGGCATCGGCGCTGGAGATCCTGTACAACGGAGAGCCGCAGTCCTGGTTCCAGAGGCAGCTGCGGGGCTCCCAGTACCAGCCCatcctcagggatcacatctgcaAG GACATGAGCGCCCTGGTGGCGGCCCGCATGCGGCACATCCCCCTGGCTCCCGGCTCGGACTGGCGCGACCTGCCCAACATCGAGGTGCGCCTGTCGGACGGCACCATGGCCCGCAAGCTGCGCTACACCTACCAGGACCGCAAAAATGGCGTCAGCAGCACCGGGGCGCTGCGCGGCGTCTGCTCCTGCGCCGAAG GTAATGCCTGTGACACGACGGCCCGGCAGTTCAACACTCTCATCCCCTGGTGTTTGCCGCACACCGGCAACCGGCACAACCACTGGGCCGGCCTGTACGGGCGCCTGGAGTGGGACGGCTTCTTCAGCACCACGGTCACCAACCCCGAGCCCATGGGCAAGCAG GGCCGGGTCCTGCACCCCGAGCAACACCGCGTGGTGAGTGTGCGGGAGTGTGCCCGCTCCCAGGGCTTCCCCGACACCTACCGGCTCTTTGGAAACATCCTGGACAAGCACCGGCAG GTGGGCAACGCTGTGCCCCCGCCCCTAGCCAAGGCCATTGGCTTGGAGATCAAGCGCTGTATGTTGGCTAAAGCTCAAGAGAGCTCCACAG CTAAAGAGGAGCCTCTCAAGGCCTAG
- the DNMT1 gene encoding DNA (cytosine-5)-methyltransferase 1 isoform X3, protein MAASREGRRRRSGPGRGRLRLKDLERNSLTEKECVKEKLNLLHEFLQTEIKTQLCDLETKLRTEELSEEGYLAKVKSLLNKDLSLENGAHAFSREVNGARANGKHLGREERRAAMAEPFKSPRSAPRRGRADRETRAAEVSPTPRVTRQSTRQTTITAHFSKGPAKRKPDEESERTSTEDSGDEKDQDEKRRRVLTQEPVAGPSSEDVGRGPAEAGVEDSARVKKEEKRFRSPTAELTPKSRVKLEADTVVGPGTSSGSSDEARGVTILAPSDTDFALRPLQEERRPQSQTRDLTAKRRPEEEIEECRPQVSDERDEDEKDEKRRRITFSEPLERKVARAKAVTTSKNDPLKCIHCGQGLDNANLKYEQHLPDALEEPQMLTNEILNIFGSESGFGSYEELPQHKLTCFSIYCKRGHLCPIDTGLIEKNVELLFSGSAKPIYDDDPSPEGGVYGKNLGPINEWWITGFDGGEKALLGFTTSFAEYILMEPSPDYAPVFSLMQEKMYMSKIVVEFLQGNSEATYEDLINKIETTVPPSSLNLNRFTEDSLLRHAQFVVEQVESYDAAGDSDEPPIFLTPCMRDLIKLAGVTLGKRRTERRRVNRQSKESKAPTKATTTKLVCQIFDTFFDEQIEKDDQEDKENMYKRRRCGVCEVCQQPECGKCKACRDMVKFGGTGRTKQACLERRCPNLAMKEADEDDEVDDDIPEVPSPKKMNQGKKKKQKKNRIFWIGDAVKVEGKKTYYRKVCVDSDTLEVGDCVSVFPDDSSKPLYFARITALWEDASNGHMFHAHWFCPGKNTVLGATSDSQELFVVDECEDMQLSYVHSKVTVLYKGPSANWALEGGMEPEPLVKNKKVYFYQLWYDQDYARFESPPQIQPPEDAKHKFCASCARLAEMRQKEIPRVLEQLEDLDSRVLYNVATRNGVQYRVGDGVYLLPEAFTFNIKLSSPVKRPRKEAVDEDLYPEHYRKYSDYIKGSNLDAPEPFRIGRIKEIFCAKKVNGKANEADIKLRVHKFYRPENTHKSTPASYHADINLLYWSDEEAVVDFSAVQGRCTVEYGEDLPECPQDFSARGPDRFYFLEAYNAKSKSFEDPPNHARNPWNRGKGKGKGKNKTKSPPSEPSQPKAAVPLPKLRTLDVFSGCGGLSEGFHQAGISETLWAIEMWEPAAQAFRLNNPGSTVFTEDCNTLLKQVMGGERVNSLGQLLPQKGDVELLCGGPPCQGFSGMNRFNSRTYSKFKNSLVVSFLSYCDYYRPRYFLLENVRNFVSFKRSMVLKLTLRCLVRMGYQCTFGVLQAGQYGVAQTRRRAIILAAAPGEKLPLFPEPLHVFAPRACQLSVVVDDKKFVSNITRLSSGPFRTITVRDTMSDLPEIRNGASALEILYNGEPQSWFQRQLRGSQYQPILRDHICKDMSALVAARMRHIPLAPGSDWRDLPNIEVRLSDGTMARKLRYTYQDRKNGVSSTGALRGVCSCAEGNACDTTARQFNTLIPWCLPHTGNRHNHWAGLYGRLEWDGFFSTTVTNPEPMGKQGRVLHPEQHRVVSVRECARSQGFPDTYRLFGNILDKHRQVGNAVPPPLAKAIGLEIKRCMLAKAQESSTAKEEPLKA, encoded by the exons ATGGCGGCTTCCAGAGAAGGACGTCGCCGCCGCTCGGGGCCCGGGCGTGGCCGGCTCAG ACTCAAAGACTTGGAACGCAATAGCTTGACAGAAAAG GAATGTGTGAAGGAGAAATTGAACCTCTTGCATGAATTTCTGCAAACAGAGATCAAGACTCAGTTATGTGACTTGGAGACAAAGTTACGGACGGAAGAGCTGTCCGAG GAGGGCTACCTGGCTAAAGTCAAATcccttttaaataaagatttgtcCCTGGAGAACGGAGCTCATGCTTTCAGTCGGGAAGTGAACGGGGCACGAGCGAACGGGAAGCACCTCGGTAGAGAGGAGCGGAGAGCGGCCATGGCCGAGCCCTTCAAGTCACCCCGGTCTGCGCCCCGGAGAGGCAGGGCTGACCGAGAGACGAGGG CAGCTGAGGTTTCCCCGACACCCCGGGTTACACGGCAGAGTACCAGACAGACCACCATCACTGCTCACTTCTCGAAGGG TCCGGCCAAGCGGAAGCCTGATGAGGAGTCTGAGAGGACATCCACAGAAGATTCTGGTGACGAGAAAGACCAG GATGAGAAGCGACGGCGAGTCCTCACCCAAGAACC GGTCGCAGGTCCATCCTCTGAGGACGTGGGGCGAGGCCCAGCAGAAGCTGGCGTGGAGGATAGCGCCCGTGTGAAGAAG gAAGAAAAGAGATTCAGGAGTCCAACTGCAGAGCT GACCCCCAAGTCGCGAGTGAAGCTGGAGGCAGACACAGTGGTGGGACCCGGAACCTCTTCTGGAAGCTCGGATGAGGCG CGTGGCGTCACGATCCTGGCCCCTTCAGACACCGACTTTGCCCTTCGCCCTCTCCAGGAGGAAAGGAGACCCCAGAGTCAGACCAGAGATCT CACCGCCAAGCGGAGGCCGGAAGAGGAGATTGAGGAATGCaggccccaggtctctgatgAGAGGGACGAGGATGAAAAA GACGAGAAGCGCCGCAGGATAACGTTCTCAGAACC GTTGGAGAGGAAAGTGGCACGAGCCAAAGCTGTTACAACCTCCAAG AACGACCCCTTGAAGTGCATCCACTGCGGACAGGGCCTGGACAATGCCAACCTCAAGTACGAGCAGCACCTGCCCGACGCG CTGGAGGAGCCGCAGATGCTGACCAACGAGATCCTCAACATCTTCGGTAGCGAGTCCGGCTTCGGGAGCTACGAGGAGCTGCCCCAGCACAAGCTGACGTGCTTCAG CATCTACTGTAAGCGCGGCCACCTGTGCCCCATCGACACGGGCCTCATCGAGAAGAATGTGGAGTTGCTGTTCTCGGGGTCCGCGAAGCCCATCTATGACGACGATCCGTCCCCCGAAG GTGGTGTGTACGGCAAGAACCTGGGCCCCATCAACGAGTGGTGGATCACGGGCTTCGATGGCGGCGAGAAGGCGCTCTTGGGCTTCACCACCT cattTGCCGAGTACATCCTGATGGAACCCAGCCCGGACTACGCCCCCGTGTTCAGCCTGATGCAGGAGAAGATGTACATGAGCAAGATCGTCGTGGAGTTCCTCCAGGGCAACTCAGAGGCCACCTATGAGGACCTGATCAATAAGATTGAG ACCACCGTGCCCCCCTCCTCACTCAACCTGAACCGCTTCACTGAGGACTCGCTGCTGCGCCACGCCCAGTTTGTGGTGGAGCAGGTGGAGAGCTACGACGCGGCGGGGGACAGTGACGAGCCGCCCATCTTCCTCACGCCCTGCATGCGGGACCTCATCAAGCTGGCCGGGGTCACCCTGGGGAAGAG gcggACCGAGCGGCGCCGCGTCAACAGACAGTCCAAGGAGAGCAAGGCCCCGACGAAAGCCACCACCACCAAGCTGGTGTGCCAGATCTTCGACACCTTCTTCGACGAGCAGATCGAGAAGGACGATCAGGAGGACAAGGAGAACATGTACAAGCGGCGGCGCTGCGGCGTCTGCgag GTGTGCCAGCAGCCTGAGTGCGGCAAGTGCAAGGCCTGCAGAGACATGGTGAAGTTCGGTGGCACCGGCCGGACCAAGCAGGCCTGCCTGGAGAGGAG GTGCCCCAACTTGGCCATGAAGGAGGCAGATGAAGATGACGAGGTGGACGATGACATCCCCGAGGTCCCATCTCCCAAGAAGATGAATCAGGGcaagaaaaagaagcagaaaaagaaccGGATCTTCTGGATTGGGGATGCCGTCAAG GTTGAGGGCAAGAAGACCTACTACCGGAAGGTGTGCGTTGACTCGGACACCCTGGAGGTGGGCGACTGCGTCTCCGTCTTCCCTGACGACTCTTCCAAGCCCCTCTACTTCGCCAG GATCACAGCGCTCTGGGAGGACGCCAGCAACGGGCACATGTTCCACGCCCACTGGTTCTGCCCAGGCAAAAACACTGTCCTGGGGGCCACCTCGGACTCACAGGAGCTCTTCGTGGTGGACGAGTGCGAGGACATGCAACTGTCCTACGTCCACAGCAAGGTCACTGTCCTCTACAAGGGGCCGTCTGCCAACTGGGCCCTGGAG GGCGGCATGGAGCCAGAGCCTCTGGTGAAGAACAAGAAGGTCTACTTCTACCAGCTGTGGTACGATCAGGACTATGCGCGATTTGAGTCCCCCCCACAGATCCAGCCCCCCGAGGACGCCAAGCACAA GTTCTGTGCCAGCTGCGCTCGGCTGGCAGAGATGCGGCAGAAGGAGATCCCCCGTGTGCTGGAGCAGCTGGAGGACCTGGACAGCCGCGTGCTGTACAACGTGGCCACCAGGAACGGTGTCCAGTACCGTGTGGGCGACGGCGTCTACCTGCTGCCCGAGGCCTTCACCTTCAA CATCAAGCTGTCCAGCCCCGTGAAGCGTCCCCGGAAGGAGGCGGTGGATGAGGACCTGTACCCCGAGCACTACCGGAAGTACTCAGACTACATCAAGGGCAGCAACCTGGACGCGCCCGAGCCCTTCCGCATCGGCCGCATCAAGGAGATCTTCTGCGCCAAGAAGGTCAACGGCAAAGCCAACGAGGCCGACATCAAGCTTCGCGTGCACAAGTTCTACAG GCCGGAGAACACGCACAAGTCCACGCCGGCCAGTTACCACGCGGACATCAACCTGCTTTACTGGAGCGACGAGGAGGCAGTGGTGGACTTCTCGGCCGTGCAGGGCCGCTGCACGGTGGAGTACGGCGAGGACCTGCCAGAGTGCCCACAGGACTTCTCGGCCCGAGGCCCTGACCGCTTCTACTTCCTAGAG GCCTATAACGCCAAGAGCAAGAGCTTCGAGGACCCTCCGAACCACGCCCGCAACCCCTGGAACAGAGGCAAAGGGAAGGGCAAAG GCAAGAATAAGACCAAGTCGCCGCCGAGTGAGCCGAGCCAGCCCAAGGCCGCCGTCCCGCTCCCCAAGCTGCGCACCCTGGACGTGTTCTCGGGCTGCGGGGGCTTATCCGAGGGCTTCCACCAAGCAG GCATCTCGGAGACGCTGTGGGCCATCGAGATGTGGGAGCCCGCGGCGCAGGCCTTCCGGCTCAACAACCCGGGCTCGACCGTGTTCACGGAGGACTGCAACACGCTGCTGAAGCAGGTCATGGGCGGCGAGCGCGTCAACTCGCTGGGCCAGCTGCTGCCGCAGAAGGGCGATGTGGAGCTGCTGTGCGGCGGCCCGCCCTGCCAGGGCTTCAGCGGCATGAACCGCTTCAACTCACGCACCTACTCCAAGTTCAAGAACTCGCTCGTGGTCTCCTTTCTCAGCTACTGCGACTACTACCGGCCGCGCTACTTCCTGCTGGAGAACGTGCGCAACTTCGTGTCCTTCAAGCGCTCCATGGTCCTCAAGCTCACGCTCCGCTGCCTCGTGCGCATGGGCTACCAGTGCACCTTTGGGGTACTGCAG GCTGGCCAGTATGGTGTGGCCCAGACGCGCCGGCGGGCCATCATCCTGGCGGCGGCCCCCGGGGAGAAGCTGCCCCTCTTTCCCGAGCCGCTGCACGTGTTCGCACCCCGCGCCTGCCAGCTGAGCGTCGTGGTGGACGACAAGAAGTTTGTCAGCAACATCACCAG GCTGAGCTCCGGCCCCTTCCGAACCATCACGGTGCGAGACACCATGTCGGACCTCCCAGAGATCCGCAACGGGGCATCGGCGCTGGAGATCCTGTACAACGGAGAGCCGCAGTCCTGGTTCCAGAGGCAGCTGCGGGGCTCCCAGTACCAGCCCatcctcagggatcacatctgcaAG GACATGAGCGCCCTGGTGGCGGCCCGCATGCGGCACATCCCCCTGGCTCCCGGCTCGGACTGGCGCGACCTGCCCAACATCGAGGTGCGCCTGTCGGACGGCACCATGGCCCGCAAGCTGCGCTACACCTACCAGGACCGCAAAAATGGCGTCAGCAGCACCGGGGCGCTGCGCGGCGTCTGCTCCTGCGCCGAAG GTAATGCCTGTGACACGACGGCCCGGCAGTTCAACACTCTCATCCCCTGGTGTTTGCCGCACACCGGCAACCGGCACAACCACTGGGCCGGCCTGTACGGGCGCCTGGAGTGGGACGGCTTCTTCAGCACCACGGTCACCAACCCCGAGCCCATGGGCAAGCAG GGCCGGGTCCTGCACCCCGAGCAACACCGCGTGGTGAGTGTGCGGGAGTGTGCCCGCTCCCAGGGCTTCCCCGACACCTACCGGCTCTTTGGAAACATCCTGGACAAGCACCGGCAG GTGGGCAACGCTGTGCCCCCGCCCCTAGCCAAGGCCATTGGCTTGGAGATCAAGCGCTGTATGTTGGCTAAAGCTCAAGAGAGCTCCACAG CTAAAGAGGAGCCTCTCAAGGCCTAG